The Tachysurus fulvidraco isolate hzauxx_2018 chromosome 26, HZAU_PFXX_2.0, whole genome shotgun sequence genome segment TTTAACCCGGCGCATTTTTTTGGGGGGTCCAAGCACCACAAACACACGGTTTCTCAATCGAGTTGGACCGTCGCATGCCGTGTTGCATCTCTGAGCTCGCTAGGAAGAAGGTTTCTAATGATGACCTGCTCgttgagaggaaaaaaaaaaaactaaaacaagtcGGATAATTCACAAGCATGCACACGTTTAATGTCCGAGCGGGAAAACGTCGCGTTCTCGTTAACCCTGTTAACCGAAGCTcatggtgcttggacccctttGATCGCTGCCACATGCAGCTAAAATTCTagtgtttgcaaaaaaaaccaaaactaataataataataaattaaaaagaaataaataaataaaataacatttaaaaaaaagtaaaagttgtTTACTTTGTATAAAGTTGACAGAACTGCTAACGGCTAAGATCGCCTGGCTGTTACGTGGGTTTCGTTATCTAACTAGTCAAATGTAACCTTTCAGCTTCCCAAAGTTACACTGGGGTATAGAATTATCAGCCATCAGGTCCTAAAGATCGTCTCTTGTCTTCTCAGAGCCCAAGACtagctgtgtgcgtgtgtgtgtgtgtgcgtgtgtgcgtgcgtgcatgtgtgtgtgtgttttcaaatgAACATAAATACACTCATATGTTTGGATTCACAATTGAACAAACCTCCTTCCCCTTTTCTCTGCGACTGTGTATCTGAGTCACGCAACACTTTGAGTGgatgtttttttacattgtgttgaagtcctgtgtgtgtgtgtgtgtgtgtgtgtgtgtgtgtgtgtgtgtgtgtgtgtgtgtgtgtgagagagagagaaaaagaaagaacattcTTGTTTAGCTTCAGTGGGTCAATCCTGTGACCTGCATCCACAGATTCAGGTGTAGTTATGTGTACAAATCAATTACCATAATAAACAACTCAAGATACCTAGTTGGCGTAATATattatgtacaatatgtgtgcgtgcgtgtgtgtctgtgtgtgtgtgtgtgtgtgtgtgtgtgagggagagagagagttatatacagtaaaacaggCATACAGTGTGTGGTAATGAGAGATTGATGTCAGTTCCAGATCTTCAGGAAGCTGTCCCAGGAGCCGGTGCACACGGCCATGCCGTCGTCAGTCACGCCGAGACAGCTCACACGATTGTCATGGCCGGCCAGGACTCCTGTCAGGGAACAACAAACAggtcataatgtgtgtgtgtgtgtgtgtgtgtgtgtgtgtgtgtgtgtgtgtgtgtgtgtgtgtgtgtgtgtagagtgacAACTTGACATGACTGTAGACCGAATTCTGATGGCTTcttatatacacaaaatatttattcGTTCCCTCCGAAGTTTCAGCTTTTTTTGCGTTTGCAGAAACGAAACGCCACAATTCTTGGCAAAacttgatatttttttaaaaaagaaataaatattctgcAGGTTTGACCCGAGATGACATCACGATGTACGAGAGAGCTTTCTTCGATTCACGCGAGTTCAGAGCCCATAGAAAGTCCTTACGGACCGTATGAGTCTTCGCAgttaggagtttaaaagaagaatcccgCGCTTGCCGTTTTAAAAACTTCTGGATTTTGAGAtgtttttagcaaaaaaaatatatatatataaataaaaatgaaaaaaaaaactgaaaggaATGAAAAAATGTAGGAAATTTTGCAaaacaaattgaaaataaatgggGGGGGGTAAAATTATGCatttttggctgcaacaataacaaaaaaaaaataaaaacaaaattactaATAATATTTGTTCAGAAAGCAAATGTAAtagtcacatttttttttatgtcttacaTCACTGTGTGCTTCTAaaagcattattttattaatccgTCAATTTGGGGAATTAAAACTAATGATCGAATCCCTTCGAGATGACGCTGGCTTCGTTCAGCGGGGATCGCAAATAGACGTCAATTCACGATATAAAACATTCCGAAGCGCTTGATCGAGTGTTATTTTATAAGGTTTTATGAGGTTGTACCTGCACGGTCTCCTTTCATGGCATCCCAGATGTTGCAGTTGAAGTCATCGTAGCCGGCGAGCAGCAGCCGCCCTGAGCGCGAGAACGCCACCGACGTGATGCCGCAGATGATGTTGTCATGCGAGTAAAGGCTGAGCTCCTGATCCGCTCGCAGGTCAAACAGGCGGCACGTGGCGTCGTCTGAGCCCGTAGCGAACGCGCTGCCGCTGGGGAAGAACTGAAGAAGGGTGGAAATGTTTGACGTTACGGCGGCATGAAGTTCAATCGGCCGGTAGGTCGTGTAGGGATGGTgttcatactcacacacacggcGTTGATGTCGGACTCGTGGCCTGTAAACGTCTGCCTGCACATGCTGTCCCTGACGTCCCACAGTTTAATGGAGGCGTCGCACGCGCCGGAAATGAACGTGCGCGAATCCGGAGACAGAGACAAACTCATCACGTCGCCGCTGTGGCCTGAGAACAGTGTAGTCTGCTGACCTGTCTCGATGTCCCACagagcactgacacacacacacacacacacacacacacacacacacacacacacacacacacacacatacaagacTTCAGTACAATTCAGTACAATTCTGTGATTTCACAGAAATGCACACAAAACCAGTCAAACTTTTAAAACATGTTCAAATCTGCCGCAGGTTTTCTACAGATCTGTTCGGAGACTCGTCGAGTGACATCACCACAACACTCCTACTGTCACAGAAAGTCGTCACATAAATGTCTTCGCTGGTGGGAGTTTAAAAGAATCCTGTT includes the following:
- the gnb2 gene encoding guanine nucleotide-binding protein G(I)/G(S)/G(T) subunit beta-2, coding for MSELEQLRQEAEQLKNQIRDARKACGDSTLTQITAGLDPVGRIQMRTRRTLRGHLAKIYAMHWGTDSRLLVSASQDGKLIVWDSYTTNKIHAIPLRSSWVMTCAYAPSGNFVACGGLDNICSIYSLKTREGNVRVSRELPGHTGYLSCCRFIDDNQIITSSGDTTCALWDIETGQQTTLFSGHSGDVMSLSLSPDSRTFISGACDASIKLWDVRDSMCRQTFTGHESDINAVCFFPSGSAFATGSDDATCRLFDLRADQELSLYSHDNIICGITSVAFSRSGRLLLAGYDDFNCNIWDAMKGDRAGVLAGHDNRVSCLGVTDDGMAVCTGSWDSFLKIWN